The Camelus dromedarius isolate mCamDro1 chromosome 25, mCamDro1.pat, whole genome shotgun sequence genome has a segment encoding these proteins:
- the PTMS gene encoding parathymosin: MSEKSVEAAAELSAKDLKEKKEKVEEKASRKERKKEVVEEEENGAEEEEEETAEDGEEEDEGDEEDEEEEEDDDEGPALKRAAEEEDEADPKRQKTENGASA, translated from the exons ATGTCGGAGAAGAGCGTGGAGGCAGCGGCCGAGTTGAGCGCCAAG gacttgaaggagaagaaagagaaggtggaggagaaggCAAGCcggaaagaacgaaagaaagaagtggtggag GAGGAGGAGAAcggggctgaggaggaggaagaagaaactgctgaggacggagaggaggaggatgaaggggacgaggaag atgaggaagaagaagaagatgacgACGAAGGGCCCGCGCTGAAGAGAGCTGCTGAAGAGGAG GATGAAGCGGATCCCAAGCGGCAGAAGACAGAAAATGGGGCGTCGGCATGA
- the LAG3 gene encoding lymphocyte activation gene 3 protein, with product MREAQFPVWLLLQLLWAAAVEAPDPGAEFPVVWAQEGAPAQLPCSPTIPPQDLSLLRTRHVTWQHLPDSGPSAPSARGPGPRVYTVLRLAPGGLRIGRQPLQPRVQLEERRVQRGDFSLWLRPARRADAGEYRAAVLLGDRALACRLRLRVGQAAVTAMPPGPLWTSSWVILNCSFSRPDSPASVHWFRGRGRVPVQESPHHHLAGNFLFLPQVSPLDSGAWGCILTYRDGFNVSITYNLTVLGLEPAVPLTVYAGAGSQVELPCHLPLDVGTQSSLTATWALPGGGPDLLVAGDHGNFTLRLEAVGQAQAGTYTCRVHLQRQQLSATVTLAVITVTPQSFGLPGNLRKLLCEVTPASGQERFVWSPLDKRSWRSLPGPWLVMQEARLLSQPWQCHLYQGERLLGTAVYFTEPSGPGAQRSGRAPGARKTGHLPLLVLGVLFLLFLVTGAFSFHLWRRRWRPRRFSALEHGTHPPQAQGKTGDLEPEPQPEPELEPESEPEPEPEPEQP from the exons ATGCGGGAGGCTCAGTTCCCGGTCTGGCTGCTTCTGCAACTGCTATGGGCGGCTGCAG TGGAGGCTCCAGACCCTGGGGCAGAGTTCCCGGTGGTGTGGGCCCAGGAGGGGGCTCCTGCCCAACTCCCCTGCAGCCCCACAATCCCCCCCCAGGATCTCAGCCTTCTGCGAACAAGACATGTCACTTGGCAGCATCTACCGGACAG TGGCCCCTCGGCGCCCTCcgcccggggcccggggccccGCGTCTACACGGTGCTGAGGCTGGCTCCCGGAGGCCTGCGCATCGGGAGGCAGCCCCTGCAGCCCCGCGTGCAGCTGGAAGAGCGCCGCGTCCAGCGCGGGGACTTCTCGCTGTGGCTGCGCCCGGCCCGACGCGCCGACGCCGGCGAGTACCGCGCCGCGGTGCTCCTCGGGGACCGCGCCCTCGCCTGCCGCCTCCGTCTGCGCGTGGGCCAGGCGGCGG TGACTGCCATGCCCCCAGGGCCTCTCTGGACCTCCAGTTGGGTCATTTTGAACTGCTCCTTCAGCCGCCCTGACTCCCCGGCCTCTGTGCACTGGTTCCGGGGCCGAGGCAGAGTCCCTGTTCAGGAGTCCCCCCATCATCACTTAGCTGGAAacttcctcttcctgccccaaGTCAGCCCCTTGGactctggggcctggggctgcatCCTCACCTACAGAGATGGCTTCAATGTCTCCATCACGTACAACCTCACTGTTCTGG GTCTGGAGCCCGCAGTCCCTCTGACAGTGTACGCTGGAGCTGGTTCCCAGGTGGAGCTGCCCTGCCACCTGCCTCTAGATGTGGGAACCCAGTCTTCCCTCACTGCCACATGGGCCCTTCCTGGAGGAGGCCCTGACCTCCTGGTGGCTGGAGACCATGGCAACTTTACACTTCGACTGGAGGCTGtgggccaggcccaggctgggaCCTACACCTGCCGTGTCCATCTACAGAGGCAGCAGCTCAGTGCCACTGTCACTTTGGCAGTCATCACAG TGACTCCCCAATCCTTTGGGTTACCTGGCAACCTGAGAAAACTGCTTTGTGAGGTGACTCCTGCATCCGGACAAGAGCGGTTCGTGTGGAGCCCACTGGACAAGCGGTCTTGGAGGAGTCTCCCAGGCCCCTGGCTGGTGATGCAGGAGGCCAGACTCCTTTCCCAGCCGTGGCAGTGCCATCTGTACCAGGGGGAGAGGCTGCTCGGGACAGCGGTATACTTCACTGAGCCGTCTGGCCCAG GTGCCCAACGCTCTGGGAGAGCCCCAGGTGCCCGGAAAACgggccacctccctctcctcGTCCTTGGTGTCCTCTTCCTGCTCTTTTTGGTGACTGGAGCCTTTAGCTTCCACCTTTGGAGAAGACGG TGGCGACCAAGAAGGTTCTCTGCCTTAGAGCATGGGACTCACCCACCTCAGGCACAGGGCAAGACAGGGGACCTGGAGCCGGAGCCCCAGCCGGAGCCCGAGCTGGAGCCCGAGTCGGAGCCCGAGCCGGAGCCCGAGCCGGAGCAGCCCTGA
- the MLF2 gene encoding myeloid leukemia factor 2 yields the protein MFRFMRDVEPEDPMFLMDPFAIHRQHMNQMLSGGFGYSPFLSITDGNMPGTRPASRRMQTGAVSPFGMLGMSGGFMDMFGMMNDMIGNMEHMTAGGNCQTFSSSTVISYSNTGDGAPKVYQETSEMRSAPGGIRETRRTVRDSDSGLEQMSIGHHIRDRAHILQRSRNHRTGDQEERQDYINLDESEAAAFDDEWRRETSRFRQQRPLEFRRHEASAGGGRRAEGPPRLAIQGPEDSPSRQSRRYDW from the exons ATGTTTCGCTTCATGAGGGACGTGGAGCCTGAGGACCCCATGTTCCTGAT GGACCCCTTTGCCATTCACCGTCAGCACATGAACCAGATGTTGTCAGGTGGCTTTGGATACAGCCCCTTCCTCAGCATCACAGATGGCAATATGCCAGGGACCAGGCCTGCCAGCCGCAGGATGCAG ACCGGGGCTGTCTCCCCCTTTGGGATGCTGGGAATG TCGGGTGGCTTCATGGACATGTTTGGGATGATGAACGACATGATTGGGAACATG GAGCACATGACGGCTGGAGGCAATTGCCAGACCTTTTCCTCTTCCACTGTCATCTCCTACTCCAATACGGGTGACGGTGCCCCCAAGGTCTACCAAGAGACATCAGAGATGCGCTCGGCTCCGGGCGGG ATCCGGGAGACCCGGAGGACCGTGCGAGACTCAGACAGTGGACTAGAGCAGATGTCCATTGGGCATCACATCCGAGACCGGGCTCACATCCTCCAGCGCTCCCGAAACCACCGCACAGGAGACCAGGAGGAGCGGCAGGACTATATCAACCTGGATGAGA GTGAGGCCGCAGCATTTGACGATGAGTGGCGGCGGGAGACTTCTCGGTTCCGGCAGCAGCGCCCTCTGGAATTTCGAAGGCATGAGGCTTCAGCGGGTGGAGGACGAAGGGCTGAGGGACCTCCCCGCCTGGCGATACAGGGACCTGAGGACTCCCCCTCCCGACAGTCCCGCCGCTATGACTGGTGA